One segment of Alnus glutinosa chromosome 2, dhAlnGlut1.1, whole genome shotgun sequence DNA contains the following:
- the LOC133861055 gene encoding uncharacterized protein LOC133861055, whose amino-acid sequence MRKLKFHEKKLLKKVDFLEWKNEHGHREAFVMQRYHVTGRDDYKKYAGLCRMVQKLVSILMRMDSKEPFRIQMTDMLLEKLYNMGVIPSKQNIDALKVCERITVSSFCRRRLSTVLVRLKFCEHLKEAVTYIEQGHIRVGPETVTDPAFLVTRNMEDFVTWVDSSKIKRKVLQYNDQLDDYDAMT is encoded by the exons ATGAGGAAGCTAAAATTTCATGAGAAGAAGCTACTGAAGAAGGTTGATTTTTTGGAGTGGAAGAATGAACATGGTCACAGAGAGGCCTTTGTTATGCAACGCTACCATGTCACTGGCCGTGACGATTACAAGAA GTATGCGGGTTTGTGCCGAATGGTGCAGAAGCTAGTGAGCATTTTGATGAGGATGGACTCGAAAGAACCTTTTCGGATTCAAATGACTGATATGCTGCTCGAAAAGCT GTACAACATGGGTGTAATACCATCGAAGCAAAATATTGATGCTTTAAAAGTTTGTGAACGCATAACCGTGTCATCCTTCTGTAG ACGCAGGCTCTCAACTGTTTTGGTGCGGTTGAAGTTTTGTGAACACTTGAAAGAAGCTGTCACATACATAGAGCAGGGACATATACGAGTGGGTCCAGAGACAGTTACCGACCCAGCATTCCTTGTAACGAGGAATATGGAAGACTTCGTTACGTGGGTAGATTCATCCAAGATCAAGAGAAAGGTGCTGCAATACAATGATCAGTTGGACGACTATGATGCGATGACCTGA